The following are encoded together in the Halobacteriovorax sp. DA5 genome:
- a CDS encoding lipocalin/fatty-acid binding family protein — protein sequence MAFSGTWQVYVQENYEEFLRAIPLPEDIIKLAKDVKPVTEIQQNGNNFTITSKTPGKTVTNTFTIGKEAEITTMDGKKLKCIVKLEGGKLVCQTDRFSHIQELKGGEMVETLTVGG from the coding sequence ATGGCCTTCAGCGGAACATGGCAGGTGTACGTTCAGGAGAACTACGAGGAGTTTCTCAGAGCTATTCCTCTGCCAGAAGACATTATTAAACTGGCCAAGGATGTTAAACCAGTGACAGAAATCCAACAAAACGGCAACAACTTCACCATCACATCCAAGACTCCTGGGAAAACCGTCACTAACACCTTCACCATCGGCAAGGAAGCTGAAATCACCACCATGGACGGCAAGAAGCTCAAGTGCATTGTCAAACTGGAGGGAGGGAAGCTGGTCTGTCAGACGGATCGATTCTCTCACATTCAGGAGCTCAAGGGAGGAGAGATGGTTGAGACCCTGACAGTAGGAGGA